A genomic stretch from Candidatus Schekmanbacteria bacterium includes:
- the lon gene encoding endopeptidase La: MEEEISDKDVNNDREEDFFRKIPGELPVLPMKDMVVFPGTVMPLVITGANSIKLVDDSLVSNKIIGLFLERDNKEGTGMPQLFEMGTACFIVKMLRFPDDSVRILVQGMGRIGLKKVTQVTPYVKASVEPLRAYNSEGKEVDALKTNLVSKFSALISKIPYIPDELQIMITNLSDPARIADLIASSLNIPAAEKQTILDILDVHKRLMSVTAIVEKNLELVELGAKIQGEVKTEIDKGQRDFILRQQLKAIQKELGEKDEKTREIEELEKKIAESGMPETALKEATREMDRLKVIPIESAEYTVALTYLDWLVNLPWAKSTEDNLDILAARKVLDEDHFDLDKVKERVLEFLAVRKLKPDSKGSILCFIGPPGTGKTSLGKSIARAMGRKFIRLSLGGVRDEAEIRGHRRTYVGALPGRILQSIRNAGTNNPVFMLDEVDKLGSDFRGDPSSALLEVLDPEQNNTFSDHYLDVPFDLSRVMFITTGNVLFSIPAPLRDRMEVLELAGYTEEDKVKIARKYLIPRQITENGLKDNNIQINDGAVVKIIRDYTREAGLRNLEREIASICRKVARAVTEGKEGKSTIGPNDISSYLGPMKFYSEIADRIKEPGVAVGLAWTPVGGEILFIESTKMKGKKSLTLTGSLGDVMKESAQAALSCVRARAASLGIDDDFFENMDLHIHIPAGAIPKDGPSAGITLAMSLVSLLTGRTVRDDVAMTGEITLRGKVLPVGGIKDKVLAANRAGIKTIILPEKNEKDLEDISEAIRNKMNFIFVDKIDDVIEVALKKNNSRSKIKEVK; the protein is encoded by the coding sequence ATGGAAGAAGAGATAAGCGACAAAGATGTAAACAATGACAGGGAAGAAGACTTTTTCAGAAAAATACCAGGAGAGCTGCCCGTACTGCCTATGAAGGATATGGTTGTTTTCCCGGGAACAGTCATGCCGCTCGTTATTACCGGCGCTAATTCCATAAAGCTTGTAGATGATTCACTGGTAAGCAATAAAATAATAGGATTGTTCCTTGAAAGAGATAATAAAGAAGGAACAGGCATGCCTCAACTTTTCGAAATGGGAACTGCATGCTTCATAGTTAAAATGCTGAGGTTCCCTGATGACAGCGTGCGTATCCTTGTTCAGGGGATGGGGAGAATCGGACTGAAAAAAGTAACGCAGGTAACTCCCTATGTGAAGGCATCAGTTGAACCACTAAGAGCTTATAATAGCGAAGGGAAGGAAGTAGACGCGCTCAAGACCAACCTTGTGAGCAAATTCTCAGCCCTTATTTCAAAAATTCCTTATATCCCTGATGAACTCCAGATAATGATAACGAATCTGAGTGACCCGGCAAGGATAGCAGACCTTATTGCTTCCAGTCTCAATATACCGGCAGCTGAGAAACAAACCATCCTTGATATACTGGATGTCCATAAAAGACTTATGTCTGTAACAGCCATTGTGGAGAAAAATCTTGAGTTAGTCGAGCTTGGCGCAAAGATACAGGGTGAGGTGAAAACTGAGATAGATAAAGGTCAGAGGGACTTTATCTTAAGGCAGCAGCTCAAAGCCATACAAAAGGAGCTTGGCGAAAAGGATGAGAAGACCCGCGAGATTGAAGAGCTTGAAAAAAAGATAGCAGAGTCGGGAATGCCTGAGACTGCACTGAAAGAAGCAACGAGGGAAATGGACAGGTTGAAGGTCATTCCGATTGAATCGGCCGAATATACTGTGGCACTCACCTACCTTGACTGGCTTGTAAATCTTCCATGGGCAAAGTCAACAGAAGATAACCTCGATATTCTAGCGGCGAGAAAAGTTCTGGACGAGGATCATTTTGACCTCGACAAGGTGAAAGAGAGGGTACTTGAATTCCTTGCTGTAAGAAAGCTGAAACCGGATTCAAAGGGATCAATACTCTGCTTTATAGGTCCTCCCGGTACAGGGAAGACTTCTCTTGGGAAATCCATCGCAAGGGCAATGGGAAGGAAGTTTATACGTTTATCATTGGGGGGAGTCCGCGACGAGGCTGAGATCAGAGGGCACCGGAGGACATACGTAGGAGCTCTTCCGGGGCGGATATTGCAGAGTATAAGAAATGCAGGGACGAACAATCCTGTTTTCATGCTTGATGAAGTTGACAAGCTTGGTTCTGATTTCAGGGGTGATCCATCATCAGCGCTCCTTGAAGTCCTTGACCCTGAGCAGAACAATACATTTTCAGACCACTATCTCGATGTTCCCTTCGACCTTTCCCGTGTGATGTTCATAACAACCGGAAACGTCCTTTTTTCTATACCGGCTCCTCTTCGTGACCGGATGGAAGTGCTGGAACTTGCAGGATACACAGAGGAAGACAAGGTTAAGATTGCCAGAAAATATCTCATTCCCAGACAGATAACAGAGAACGGGCTTAAGGATAATAATATTCAGATAAATGACGGAGCAGTTGTAAAGATCATCCGCGACTACACGCGCGAGGCAGGGCTCAGGAATCTTGAGCGCGAGATTGCTTCCATATGCCGCAAGGTTGCAAGAGCTGTTACAGAGGGGAAGGAAGGAAAATCTACGATCGGTCCTAACGACATCTCATCATATCTTGGTCCCATGAAGTTCTATTCCGAGATTGCGGACAGGATAAAGGAACCGGGAGTGGCAGTAGGTCTTGCATGGACGCCGGTGGGAGGAGAAATACTTTTTATAGAATCTACGAAGATGAAGGGCAAAAAATCACTTACCCTTACAGGTTCTTTAGGTGACGTAATGAAGGAATCGGCACAGGCAGCTTTAAGCTGTGTGAGAGCGCGTGCGGCAAGCCTGGGAATCGATGATGATTTTTTTGAAAATATGGATCTGCATATCCATATTCCGGCAGGCGCCATTCCAAAGGATGGTCCTTCAGCAGGGATAACTCTTGCCATGTCGCTTGTTTCGCTTCTTACAGGCAGGACAGTGAGGGATGATGTTGCAATGACTGGTGAGATCACGCTTAGGGGTAAAGTCCTTCCTGTAGGCGGAATAAAGGATAAGGTTCTTGCTGCCAACAGGGCAGGGATCAAAACAATAATTCTTCCGGAAAAGAATGAGAAAGACCTTGAAGACATTTCTGAAGCAATACGGAACAAAATGAACTTTATCTTTGTTGATAAGATTGATGACGTTATAGAGGTTGCCCTGAAAAAGAACAACTCCCGCTCGAAAATAAAAGAAGTGAAGTGA
- the miaA gene encoding tRNA (adenosine(37)-N6)-dimethylallyltransferase MiaA — protein sequence MSQNLAKLLIIAGPTASGKTAISVEVAKKIHGEIIVADSMQVYRKLNIGTAKPSLEEMAGIPHHLIDIICSDETFSAGAFAKEASKVIEAATARGNVPIISGGTGLYIKALIHGLAQGLPSDTAIKEDIKSRLVTDGLPKLYHELKSVDPKTAARLSPQDKQRVTRALEVYYAAGTPISELQKKHKFKAEKYNYLFFALRRDRKELIERIEKRVDEMFEKGLVDETRMLINRFKNKFEEKDISALRAIGYRETVLYLDGKLNLEETKALVKKSTRDYAKRQMTWLRHQHNVNWVDITENSEPQAEDFITSKALNFFT from the coding sequence ATGTCACAAAATCTGGCGAAGCTGCTTATAATAGCGGGACCGACAGCATCGGGTAAGACAGCAATCTCGGTCGAGGTCGCAAAAAAAATACACGGCGAGATTATTGTTGCAGACTCCATGCAGGTCTATCGCAAGCTCAACATCGGCACTGCAAAACCTTCGTTGGAAGAAATGGCAGGTATTCCGCACCACCTTATAGACATCATTTGCTCGGATGAAACTTTTTCTGCCGGCGCTTTTGCTAAAGAAGCTTCAAAAGTTATTGAGGCGGCAACTGCCCGCGGGAATGTTCCCATCATATCAGGAGGGACAGGTCTTTACATAAAAGCCCTTATCCATGGACTGGCACAGGGACTGCCGTCAGATACTGCGATAAAGGAAGACATAAAATCAAGACTCGTAACTGACGGATTGCCAAAGCTTTACCATGAATTAAAATCAGTTGATCCGAAAACTGCTGCAAGACTTTCTCCGCAAGATAAGCAGAGGGTAACGCGGGCTCTTGAAGTTTACTATGCGGCAGGCACACCTATCTCAGAGCTTCAAAAAAAACATAAATTCAAAGCAGAGAAATACAATTATCTTTTCTTCGCCTTGAGGCGCGACAGAAAAGAATTGATTGAGCGGATCGAGAAACGCGTTGATGAGATGTTTGAAAAAGGGTTAGTTGATGAAACCAGGATGCTCATTAATAGATTCAAAAATAAATTCGAGGAAAAAGATATAAGTGCGTTACGGGCGATCGGTTACAGGGAAACCGTTTTATATCTCGATGGAAAACTTAATCTCGAAGAGACAAAAGCGCTTGTCAAAAAATCAACCCGCGATTACGCCAAGCGCCAGATGACGTGGCTCCGCCATCAGCACAATGTTAACTGGGTGGATATCACTGAGAACAGCGAACCACAAGCCGAAGATTTTATAACCAGCAAAGCCCTCAATTTCTTTACATAA
- a CDS encoding MFS transporter translates to MKFDKGLIPILFAVTLTGFGMSFVTPLIPLVLKDAGINLFAIGQIASTFFFCFTVATLFVGKIVDRIGCKKMILFGLFLYGGPALFFPLIKTPALFYFLRGVQGLGNAGLFVSTEAAINLLSSPENRSKNMAYYTLVFGLGFSLGPIIGATLFSYSRVLPFYFCTTLFMLSLATMLFFFSDYKVHEKKSDYNMLDLIKTLKIPIFASCSYAFIEVSIGAFLSLYLDSIEIRGAALGTIFMVFAIGGIVSPVPAGRIADRIGKNRSLCILAGLLALLTVIFNFSPHFYMMLFLVFGVGFVAGGIYPIALSLIADLVPRDRMGAANSTFSFAFGFGSIIGPIVTGYFTNLAGIKYLFYPMCAVGLIFFFAMLWGSGRNQKNVTKSGEAAYNSGTDSIG, encoded by the coding sequence ATGAAGTTTGACAAGGGTCTTATACCGATTCTTTTTGCCGTAACCCTCACAGGCTTCGGGATGAGCTTTGTCACTCCACTGATTCCGCTGGTTTTGAAAGATGCAGGGATAAACCTTTTTGCCATAGGCCAGATAGCATCAACATTTTTTTTCTGCTTCACAGTGGCAACCCTTTTCGTAGGAAAAATAGTTGATCGGATAGGATGCAAAAAGATGATCCTCTTCGGACTTTTCCTTTACGGCGGACCTGCCCTGTTTTTCCCTTTGATAAAAACACCCGCTCTTTTTTACTTTCTCCGAGGTGTGCAGGGACTAGGCAATGCCGGGCTTTTTGTATCAACGGAAGCTGCTATAAACCTTCTTTCATCACCGGAAAACCGCTCAAAGAACATGGCATACTATACGCTTGTTTTCGGTCTTGGCTTTTCTTTGGGACCGATTATAGGCGCAACACTTTTCAGCTATTCACGAGTCCTCCCTTTTTATTTTTGCACAACGCTTTTTATGCTATCGCTGGCAACAATGCTTTTCTTCTTCAGCGATTACAAGGTGCATGAAAAGAAAAGTGACTACAATATGCTGGATCTTATAAAAACTCTCAAGATACCCATATTCGCATCCTGCTCATATGCATTTATCGAAGTCAGCATCGGAGCCTTTCTTTCACTCTACCTTGACTCTATTGAAATCAGAGGGGCAGCACTTGGCACAATATTCATGGTATTTGCAATAGGAGGGATTGTCTCGCCGGTTCCGGCAGGGAGAATTGCAGACCGGATAGGGAAAAACAGAAGCCTCTGCATACTGGCGGGACTGCTGGCTTTGCTCACAGTCATATTTAATTTTTCTCCGCACTTTTACATGATGCTGTTCCTTGTCTTCGGTGTAGGTTTCGTGGCTGGAGGGATCTATCCGATAGCGCTTTCATTGATTGCCGACCTTGTGCCGCGCGACAGGATGGGGGCTGCAAACTCCACTTTCTCATTTGCATTCGGATTTGGCAGTATCATTGGTCCGATTGTAACAGGCTATTTCACTAACCTTGCAGGTATCAAATATCTTTTTTACCCCATGTGCGCGGTCGGGTTAATATTCTTTTTTGCAATGCTCTGGGGTTCCGGAAGAAATCAGAAAAATGTCACAAAATCTGGCGAAGCTGCTTATAATAGCGGGACCGACAGCATCGGGTAA
- a CDS encoding MogA/MoaB family molybdenum cofactor biosynthesis protein translates to MGHKDHKEEAKAKARCFIITVSDTRTPETDTSGKLIGEKLREAGHVVVSIVILPDEPTVVKEKVLIESQRTDIDAIILNGGTGISERDSTFEAIEILLKKKLPGFGELFRYLSYNDIGSAAMMSRATAGVRNGKLIFSIPGSTGAVSLALEKLIIPELSHMLWELRKHIKA, encoded by the coding sequence ATGGGACATAAAGACCACAAAGAAGAGGCAAAAGCAAAGGCACGGTGTTTTATAATAACCGTAAGCGACACACGCACGCCTGAAACCGACACGAGCGGAAAGCTTATAGGAGAGAAACTGCGGGAAGCCGGCCACGTTGTGGTGTCAATTGTGATACTTCCTGATGAGCCCACGGTTGTAAAAGAAAAAGTCTTGATCGAATCGCAGCGTACTGACATTGATGCCATAATATTAAACGGCGGCACCGGAATATCGGAGCGGGACTCAACATTTGAGGCAATCGAAATCCTGCTTAAAAAGAAACTCCCCGGCTTTGGCGAACTTTTCAGATATCTTAGTTACAATGACATCGGCTCTGCTGCCATGATGTCGCGCGCAACGGCAGGCGTAAGAAACGGAAAGCTTATATTCTCAATCCCCGGCTCGACAGGAGCCGTATCTTTAGCCCTTGAAAAACTGATCATCCCGGAACTCTCCCATATGTTGTGGGAGCTTAGAAAGCATATTAAAGCCTGA
- a CDS encoding DUF2283 domain-containing protein: MKIQYDAEVDALYIEFRPIAAGTAENRELSEDVTANYGPDGKLSGLEILNASAVLGEKLNKVIVEVSPVEHTVA, from the coding sequence ATGAAAATACAATACGACGCAGAAGTTGATGCTCTTTACATTGAATTTCGTCCTATTGCAGCCGGAACAGCTGAAAACAGAGAACTAAGTGAAGATGTAACAGCTAACTATGGTCCGGATGGCAAACTCTCAGGCTTAGAAATCTTGAATGCAAGCGCTGTTCTTGGTGAAAAGTTGAACAAGGTAATTGTTGAAGTAAGCCCTGTTGAACACACTGTTGCTTGA
- a CDS encoding DUF433 domain-containing protein, producing the protein MTLKFIESKAGVCGGKPCFKKTRIPVHAILEMMGAGNSIVEIIKEYPQLKREHILEAISFAAELVNYEEISLP; encoded by the coding sequence ATGACATTAAAATTTATTGAGTCAAAGGCAGGAGTTTGTGGGGGGAAACCTTGTTTTAAAAAAACAAGAATTCCTGTTCATGCAATTCTTGAGATGATGGGCGCCGGAAACTCAATTGTTGAGATTATAAAAGAATATCCTCAATTAAAAAGAGAGCACATTCTTGAAGCAATAAGTTTTGCAGCAGAACTTGTAAATTATGAAGAAATCAGCCTTCCGTAA